The following are encoded together in the Armatimonadota bacterium genome:
- a CDS encoding DUF4350 domain-containing protein, whose amino-acid sequence MTIRQKIGIAQMLLVAGALAALWWLNARIVQQRPPVQAPVPFSTFNSTESGMRAVLLLAQRMGIRAFAWRDPYDELAPRIAVLWTTPATVPSRDPAIARWVRSGGTLIYQGHPDQAPFLGEPSNRRAAALAPPAGRVRQVWGTPDVARDVRRVWVTTGVRGRPGTVLLADSAGPLITEHRLGAGRVVVIADSHLFTNRHLAAEDNAVLAANLLFRYADGRAVAFDEVVHGFGGQPRSPWSRLLGGNVGWGLVQVALAAALLALSAGSHLGPPVPLPEPERTRYAVEYVHSMASLYRRAGARRAAATALWDHWRREVAPRLGLSAASGPEVIASRLSERDRGGFRRALQVLEAGVRSDADLVEFAATLEKLRRQILGEGAVPYVRRSQSTKPRTLTENR is encoded by the coding sequence ATGACCATACGTCAGAAGATCGGGATCGCGCAGATGCTCCTGGTGGCAGGAGCCCTGGCCGCCCTGTGGTGGCTGAACGCCCGCATCGTGCAGCAGCGCCCGCCCGTGCAGGCGCCTGTACCCTTCAGCACGTTCAACAGCACCGAAAGCGGTATGCGCGCTGTGCTGTTGCTGGCCCAGCGCATGGGCATCCGCGCGTTCGCCTGGCGCGATCCCTACGACGAGCTCGCGCCGCGCATCGCCGTACTGTGGACGACGCCGGCGACCGTCCCCTCGCGTGATCCGGCGATCGCGCGTTGGGTGCGCAGCGGTGGGACGCTGATCTACCAGGGACACCCCGACCAGGCGCCCTTCCTCGGCGAACCCTCCAACCGGCGGGCGGCTGCGCTGGCACCGCCGGCCGGTCGTGTCCGCCAGGTGTGGGGCACACCCGACGTGGCGCGCGACGTGCGCCGGGTCTGGGTCACCACGGGCGTGCGCGGGCGGCCGGGGACGGTGCTGCTGGCCGATTCAGCGGGTCCGCTGATCACCGAGCACCGTCTGGGGGCCGGCCGGGTCGTTGTGATCGCCGACAGCCACCTGTTCACCAACCGCCACCTGGCCGCCGAAGACAACGCAGTCCTGGCCGCCAACCTGCTCTTCCGTTACGCAGACGGGCGAGCGGTCGCGTTCGACGAGGTGGTCCACGGCTTCGGAGGCCAGCCGCGCAGCCCTTGGTCGCGCCTGCTCGGAGGCAACGTGGGTTGGGGCCTGGTGCAGGTCGCCCTCGCGGCCGCGCTGCTCGCACTGTCGGCCGGGTCCCACCTGGGGCCTCCGGTGCCGCTGCCTGAGCCGGAGCGCACCCGCTACGCGGTCGAGTACGTGCACTCCATGGCCAGCCTGTATCGCCGTGCCGGAGCGCGCCGTGCCGCCGCCACTGCGCTGTGGGACCACTGGCGCCGGGAGGTGGCGCCCAGACTCGGGCTGAGCGCCGCATCCGGACCCGAGGTCATCGCGTCCCGCCTGTCCGAACGCGACCGAGGGGGGTTCCGCCGCGCGCTGCAGGTGCTGGAAGCCGGGGTGCGGTCCGACGCCGACCTCGTGGAGTTCGCAGCCACCCTAGAGAAGCTGCGCAGGCAGATCCTGGGAGAGGGCGCGGTACCCTACGTCCGGAGATCCCAGAGCACGAAGCCGCGAACACTGACGGAGAACCGCTGA
- a CDS encoding arginine--tRNA ligase codes for MHDVQADLRQAIRRAVAAIGADASVEIRLQPTPPERPGDYGTPVAFTLARMLRRPPAQIAAELASAIEPPHGVRRVEAAGGYLNFTFEPGHLTQAAARPLEPFPHRPGKVMVEHSSVNPNKELHVGHLRNVALGDAIARILAYAGHRVEVTNYIDDTGRQVAESLFAVRHYGLRHDGTRKYDHWVGEAYVRLHRDMEDAARLAELEPGIRQTIHRLESGELRGEVERILRAQLQTIWRLGAEYDLLVWESDIVRSGLLHQAIALLERNPHVFRPTEGKYAGALVMDTSPFVAGLEDPYLVLLRSDGTATYPAKDIAFQFWKMGLLGGLAYARFDTQPSGRPLYTTVPEGKPDMPFGGCDETINVIDVTQSYPQLVVRTALAVAGRPDLAQRAHHLAYETVTLEGRRISGRRGHTISVDDLVAEAVRRARTVVAEKNPDHPDPDGVAETVGIGALRFAMVKTEPRRQIDFRWEQALSFDGDSGPYVQYAHARADSILRKAADAGLSTEAPDYDLVTSYEVGLAKALLGFPEAVLSSAAERTPHILAQYLLDLSAAWNAYYNARNPDGSSATSVIHAPPGLRGARLALTRQVRDVLRTGLDLLGVPAPEMM; via the coding sequence ATGCACGACGTGCAGGCCGACCTCCGACAAGCGATCCGGCGTGCGGTCGCGGCGATCGGCGCGGATGCGTCCGTCGAGATCCGACTCCAGCCCACACCCCCCGAGCGACCCGGAGACTACGGCACGCCGGTCGCTTTCACCCTCGCCAGGATGCTGCGCCGACCACCGGCACAGATCGCGGCCGAACTCGCCTCCGCGATCGAGCCCCCGCACGGCGTGCGCCGCGTCGAGGCCGCCGGGGGCTACCTGAACTTCACGTTCGAACCCGGCCACCTCACGCAAGCCGCAGCGCGACCGCTGGAGCCATTCCCGCACCGGCCCGGCAAGGTCATGGTCGAGCACTCCTCGGTCAACCCTAACAAGGAGCTGCATGTGGGCCACCTGCGCAACGTGGCGCTGGGTGACGCGATCGCCCGCATCCTGGCCTACGCCGGCCACCGCGTCGAGGTCACGAACTATATCGACGACACCGGTCGGCAGGTCGCCGAGTCGCTGTTCGCCGTCCGCCACTACGGACTGCGCCACGACGGGACCCGCAAGTACGACCACTGGGTGGGCGAAGCCTACGTCCGGTTGCACCGCGACATGGAGGACGCAGCACGCCTCGCCGAGCTGGAACCGGGGATCCGCCAGACGATCCACCGTCTGGAGTCGGGTGAACTGCGCGGGGAGGTCGAGCGGATCCTCCGGGCGCAACTGCAGACGATATGGCGCCTGGGCGCCGAGTACGACCTGCTCGTGTGGGAGTCCGACATCGTCCGCAGCGGGCTCCTGCACCAGGCGATCGCCCTGCTGGAACGCAACCCGCACGTCTTCCGGCCCACCGAGGGCAAGTACGCCGGCGCGCTGGTGATGGACACCTCCCCGTTCGTGGCAGGGCTGGAAGACCCCTACCTCGTACTGCTGAGGTCCGACGGGACCGCAACGTATCCGGCCAAGGACATCGCGTTCCAGTTTTGGAAGATGGGGTTGCTGGGAGGCTTGGCCTACGCGCGGTTCGACACGCAGCCGTCGGGAAGGCCGCTGTACACGACGGTGCCCGAGGGCAAGCCGGACATGCCGTTCGGCGGCTGCGACGAGACGATCAACGTCATCGACGTGACCCAGAGCTATCCGCAGCTCGTCGTCCGCACCGCGCTCGCGGTGGCCGGCCGTCCCGATCTGGCCCAGCGCGCCCACCACCTCGCCTACGAGACGGTGACGCTGGAGGGCAGGCGCATCTCCGGTCGACGGGGGCATACGATCTCGGTCGACGACCTCGTCGCGGAGGCGGTCCGACGGGCTCGAACCGTGGTTGCCGAGAAAAACCCTGACCATCCCGACCCCGACGGCGTGGCCGAGACAGTCGGCATCGGTGCGCTGCGGTTTGCGATGGTCAAGACGGAGCCACGACGGCAGATCGACTTCCGTTGGGAGCAGGCGCTGTCGTTCGACGGTGACTCCGGGCCGTACGTGCAGTACGCGCATGCCCGCGCCGACTCGATCCTCCGAAAGGCCGCCGACGCGGGGCTGTCGACAGAAGCCCCCGACTACGACCTCGTGACGTCGTACGAAGTCGGGCTGGCGAAGGCGTTGCTGGGGTTCCCCGAAGCGGTGCTCTCGTCGGCCGCAGAACGCACGCCGCACATCCTCGCCCAGTATCTGCTCGACCTCAGCGCCGCCTGGAACGCCTACTACAACGCCCGCAACCCCGACGGGAGCTCGGCCACCTCGGTGATCCACGCGCCGCCCGGGTTGCGCGGCGCGCGCCTCGCTCTCACCCGTCAGGTGCGCGACGTCCTGCGCACCGGACTGGACCTGCTCGGAGTCCCTGCACCGGAGATGATGTAG
- the glpX gene encoding class II fructose-bisphosphatase: MERALMLDFVKVTEAAALAAARLMGKGDNEAADAAAVQAMRSAMSELDIRGRIVIGEGERDEAPMLYIGEEVGAGNGSEVDIAVDPLEGTNLVAKGLPNAISVIAVSERGGILYAPDIYMEKLIVGPSSAGRVDLRWPVARNLNTIASSLRRSVHDITVVILDRPRHAELIQQVRDAGARIRLISDGDVSAAIAAAVSGTGVHAVMGVGGAPEGVLAAAALRCLGGEIQGRFWFRSDEERERVRCMGISDPDRVFFTEDLVPGRNVIFSCTGITDGDLFKGVLYFAGGMRTHTLVMTAASGEIRFVDSVYVTDRERIGAIRLL, translated from the coding sequence ATGGAAAGGGCATTGATGCTCGACTTCGTAAAGGTTACCGAGGCCGCAGCGCTGGCGGCCGCCCGGTTGATGGGCAAGGGTGACAACGAGGCCGCCGACGCGGCCGCGGTGCAGGCGATGCGGTCGGCGATGTCCGAGCTGGACATCCGCGGGCGCATCGTGATCGGTGAGGGCGAGCGCGACGAGGCGCCCATGCTCTACATCGGCGAGGAGGTCGGCGCGGGCAACGGTTCCGAGGTCGACATCGCAGTCGACCCCCTCGAAGGGACGAACCTGGTGGCCAAGGGGCTGCCCAACGCGATCTCCGTCATCGCCGTCAGCGAGCGGGGCGGGATCCTGTACGCGCCCGACATCTACATGGAGAAACTCATCGTCGGCCCGTCCTCCGCAGGCCGCGTGGACCTCCGTTGGCCGGTCGCGCGGAACCTGAACACGATCGCCTCGTCGTTGCGTCGCTCGGTCCACGACATCACGGTCGTGATCCTCGATCGGCCGCGGCACGCCGAGCTGATCCAGCAGGTACGGGACGCCGGTGCGCGGATCCGGTTGATCTCCGACGGAGACGTCTCGGCCGCGATCGCGGCGGCTGTCTCGGGCACCGGCGTGCACGCTGTCATGGGAGTGGGCGGTGCGCCCGAAGGCGTGCTGGCGGCGGCGGCCCTGCGCTGCCTGGGTGGGGAGATCCAGGGCCGCTTCTGGTTCCGCAGCGACGAAGAGCGCGAGCGGGTGCGCTGCATGGGGATCTCCGACCCCGATCGGGTCTTTTTCACCGAGGACCTGGTCCCCGGGCGCAACGTGATCTTCTCGTGCACCGGGATCACCGACGGCGACCTGTTCAAGGGCGTCCTGTACTTCGCCGGCGGCATGCGCACCCACACGCTGGTCATGACTGCGGCCAGCGGCGAGATCCGCTTCGTGGACAGCGTCTACGTGACCGACCGCGAGCGGATCGGGGCGATCCGGCTCCTGTAG
- the fsa gene encoding fructose-6-phosphate aldolase encodes MKFFLDTANVEQVRTAASWGILDGVTTNPTLVAREGREHRALIQEIARYVRGPISVETTSLDAEGMVREAEEFVGWVDNVVVKVPMTPEGLRAVVALRDRNIRTNVTLVFTPMQALLAAKAGAYFVSPFVGRLDDIGHVGMDVVRDAVEILQSYGYDTQVLAASLRSPLHVLEAARAGADIATMPFATLESLFRHPLTDQGIERFLADWRRLQAELEDRRAKVGS; translated from the coding sequence ATGAAGTTCTTCCTGGACACCGCCAACGTCGAACAGGTCCGCACGGCGGCCTCGTGGGGCATCCTGGACGGTGTGACGACCAACCCCACGCTCGTCGCCCGGGAAGGGCGGGAGCACAGGGCTTTGATCCAGGAGATCGCGCGCTACGTGCGGGGGCCGATCAGCGTGGAAACCACGAGCCTCGACGCCGAGGGCATGGTCCGGGAGGCAGAGGAGTTCGTGGGCTGGGTGGACAACGTGGTGGTCAAGGTCCCCATGACCCCGGAGGGGTTGCGGGCGGTCGTGGCGCTGCGTGACCGCAACATCCGCACCAATGTGACCCTGGTGTTCACGCCGATGCAGGCGTTGCTGGCGGCCAAGGCGGGTGCGTACTTCGTGAGCCCGTTCGTGGGCCGCCTGGACGACATCGGCCACGTCGGCATGGACGTCGTGCGCGACGCGGTCGAGATCCTCCAGTCGTACGGTTACGACACGCAGGTGCTGGCCGCCAGCCTGCGCAGTCCCCTGCACGTGCTGGAGGCAGCCCGAGCCGGCGCCGACATCGCGACGATGCCGTTCGCCACGCTGGAGTCGCTGTTCCGACACCCCCTGACTGACCAGGGGATCGAGCGGTTCTTGGCGGATTGGCGCAGACTGCAGGCGGAGCTGGAAGACCGCCGCGCGAAGGTCGGCAGCTAA
- a CDS encoding trypsin-like peptidase domain-containing protein, which produces MDPMSTTPYRVYTPPPPEAPPPPPPPRRGMGSGTVVLIVLLSLVGGALGGYFAPRALPQAPPQWSPGQPASPVTPGAGVTRVEREESVVIRVVEQVRPAVVNIRTVAVTPDFFGQLFPRQGAGSGVIVSPDGYILTNDHVVRGAREIKVTLLNGRTLDGRIVGTDPLSDLAVLKVDSQDRLPAAELGDSQALKVGQMAIAIGNPFGLGSTVTVGVVSALNRTIRDPASGVSLDNLIQTDAPINPGNSGGPLVNSAGQVIGINTAIIPQAQGIGFAIPSSVARTIMDQLIRTGTVQRPFFGIAYIEITPEVASAYGLAADHGVLVQQVVPGSGAERAGIRPLDILVELDGRKIERGADFQGEIFNRKVGDTVRVTVLRGGQRLSLDVTLGQRPPQ; this is translated from the coding sequence ATGGATCCCATGTCTACGACACCGTACCGAGTCTACACACCGCCGCCGCCGGAGGCACCGCCCCCGCCCCCTCCGCCCAGGCGCGGGATGGGATCGGGGACCGTCGTCCTGATCGTGCTGCTGTCCCTCGTCGGGGGTGCCCTCGGTGGCTACTTCGCCCCCCGGGCGCTCCCGCAGGCCCCACCGCAGTGGTCGCCCGGTCAACCCGCCTCGCCTGTGACGCCCGGCGCCGGTGTTACGCGCGTCGAGCGCGAGGAGTCGGTCGTCATCCGGGTGGTCGAGCAGGTGCGGCCCGCGGTGGTGAACATCCGAACCGTGGCGGTCACGCCCGACTTCTTCGGCCAGCTCTTCCCGCGGCAGGGTGCCGGCTCCGGCGTCATCGTCAGCCCGGACGGCTACATCCTCACGAACGACCACGTCGTCCGCGGCGCGCGGGAGATCAAGGTCACGCTGCTCAACGGCCGGACGCTCGACGGGCGGATCGTGGGGACCGATCCCCTGTCCGACCTCGCCGTGCTCAAAGTCGACAGCCAGGACAGGCTGCCGGCCGCCGAGCTGGGCGATTCGCAGGCCCTCAAGGTTGGCCAGATGGCCATCGCCATCGGCAACCCGTTCGGTCTGGGCAGCACGGTGACGGTCGGCGTGGTCAGCGCCCTGAACCGCACGATCCGCGACCCCGCCAGCGGGGTCTCGCTGGACAACCTGATCCAGACGGACGCGCCCATCAACCCCGGCAACAGCGGAGGTCCGCTGGTCAACAGCGCCGGCCAGGTGATCGGCATCAACACCGCGATCATCCCGCAGGCGCAGGGGATCGGCTTTGCGATCCCTTCGTCGGTCGCCCGCACGATCATGGATCAGCTGATCCGCACCGGAACGGTGCAGCGCCCGTTTTTCGGCATCGCCTACATCGAGATCACCCCCGAGGTCGCCTCCGCTTACGGGCTCGCCGCAGACCACGGCGTGCTCGTGCAGCAGGTCGTGCCCGGCAGTGGGGCGGAGCGGGCCGGCATCCGTCCGCTGGACATCCTCGTGGAACTGGACGGACGGAAGATCGAGCGCGGTGCCGACTTCCAGGGAGAGATCTTCAACCGCAAGGTGGGCGACACCGTCCGGGTCACCGTCCTGCGCGGTGGGCAGCGCCTGTCGCTCGACGTGACGCTCGGCCAGCGGCCGCCCCAGTGA
- a CDS encoding MoxR family ATPase: protein MFERIAQTARRIADELAKAVVGQREVVDLLLVALLSRGHVLLEGVPGVAKTLLAKALARTLDCEFARIQLTPDLMPADVVGTSVFSVTEGTFHLRRGPVFTNVLLADEINRTPPKTQSALLEAMEERQVTIDGRRHALPEPFMVLATQNPVEYEGTYPLPEAQLDRFLLKVVVPYPDPDEEVEILNRFHAGFDPHRIVESSLRPVLPRAAIAELQGAVQEVTVAPQLIAYVGQIAARTRTSPTILLGASPRAAANLLVCSKALAALRGRDFVIPDDVKQLAYPVLRHRILLRPESEIEGITPDMAIREVVEAVPVPR, encoded by the coding sequence ATGTTCGAGCGCATCGCACAGACGGCACGTCGCATCGCCGACGAACTCGCCAAGGCGGTGGTCGGACAGCGCGAGGTGGTTGACCTGCTCCTCGTGGCGCTGCTCAGCCGCGGGCACGTGTTGTTGGAGGGCGTACCGGGCGTCGCCAAGACCCTGCTCGCCAAAGCACTTGCCCGGACGCTGGACTGCGAGTTCGCCCGGATCCAGCTCACGCCCGATCTCATGCCCGCCGACGTCGTGGGCACGAGCGTGTTCTCCGTCACGGAGGGCACGTTCCACCTCCGCCGCGGACCCGTCTTCACGAACGTCCTGCTGGCGGACGAGATCAACCGCACGCCGCCCAAGACGCAGTCGGCCCTGCTGGAGGCGATGGAGGAGCGGCAGGTCACGATCGACGGCCGGCGCCACGCGCTGCCGGAACCCTTCATGGTGCTGGCCACGCAGAACCCGGTCGAGTACGAGGGGACCTACCCCCTGCCGGAGGCGCAGCTGGACCGCTTCCTGCTCAAGGTCGTCGTCCCCTACCCCGACCCCGACGAGGAGGTGGAGATCCTCAACCGCTTTCACGCCGGCTTCGACCCGCACCGGATCGTCGAGTCCTCGCTTCGCCCGGTGCTGCCGCGAGCCGCGATCGCCGAACTGCAGGGCGCGGTTCAGGAGGTGACGGTTGCGCCCCAGCTGATCGCCTACGTCGGGCAGATCGCCGCCCGCACGCGGACTTCGCCGACGATCCTGTTGGGGGCGAGCCCGCGCGCGGCAGCCAACCTGCTCGTCTGCAGCAAGGCGCTGGCAGCCCTACGGGGCAGGGACTTCGTGATCCCCGACGACGTCAAGCAGCTGGCCTACCCGGTGCTGCGCCACAGGATCCTGCTCCGCCCCGAGTCGGAGATCGAGGGCATAACACCCGACATGGCCATCCGGGAGGTCGTCGAGGCCGTGCCCGTTCCCCGATAG
- a CDS encoding DUF4129 domain-containing protein: MIAVAAAARPAADQIRRWAAEAVEGLRPDPVQSLWQQLLEQVARWWDTIVLPTGGLSAGGAAAVVVALLSVVAVALLLRRTHIRMAHRSRAAHTSPQPETEDGDPEVARAAAAALAAAGRYRDAVRARYRAMLAELERRGALPPCPARTNWEAVAVLRTEPVGAPLWEATTVFERVWYGMAQAGPETYAQADRLCDAVERAQAAA; the protein is encoded by the coding sequence GTGATCGCGGTGGCGGCTGCGGCGCGCCCCGCTGCGGACCAGATCCGGCGCTGGGCCGCCGAAGCAGTGGAGGGGCTGCGGCCCGACCCGGTCCAGAGTCTGTGGCAGCAGCTGCTCGAGCAGGTCGCGCGGTGGTGGGACACGATCGTCTTGCCCACCGGCGGGCTGTCCGCCGGCGGCGCGGCGGCGGTGGTGGTCGCGTTGCTCTCGGTGGTCGCCGTCGCATTGCTGCTCCGCCGCACGCACATTCGGATGGCCCACAGGTCGCGCGCGGCGCATACCTCGCCCCAACCTGAAACCGAGGACGGTGACCCGGAGGTCGCCCGGGCCGCCGCGGCGGCGCTCGCTGCGGCGGGACGTTACCGGGACGCCGTACGGGCGCGCTACCGCGCCATGCTGGCGGAACTGGAGCGACGAGGTGCGCTGCCGCCCTGTCCGGCGCGGACGAACTGGGAGGCGGTGGCGGTGTTGCGGACAGAACCGGTCGGCGCGCCGCTGTGGGAGGCGACGACGGTGTTCGAGCGTGTGTGGTACGGCATGGCGCAGGCCGGGCCGGAGACGTACGCGCAGGCGGACCGGTTGTGCGACGCGGTCGAACGTGCACAGGCTGCGGCATGA
- a CDS encoding BsuPI-related putative proteinase inhibitor, whose amino-acid sequence MKRLAVRTLVALLVTALAGAAVAAQIYTDVAGRPEQRMLEKLAARGVFEIPQDRRFRPDDKINRLDFVLALGRAVGLREGGGTLPEYRDLNEIPAAARGMLAALVHSGTVNQTTAVRRTQEIEVIMETDKGTYGPGENIRLRLWVRNTSGRAVELEFPTSQQFDFIIRNQAGAEVARWSLGQQFTTQGLRLTVQPNQRVLVGETAGWRQLDQNDRPVPPGRYEIIGVVTSRPQLAPVTIFYTKGFVSAFPDNTFRPRADISRAEVAEYAIRASGLEQEAMAKRGSTIQAADAADVKAEHRGYVALGIERRMLALANNRVRPNEPATRLDAAVALDVVMEVLGRYNFIKGRLRAIQPGNPAILSISEGATIRNFRLSPVLAVYRNDRPAQLGDLKPNDELAMLVQGDVGDVTYIEAKGP is encoded by the coding sequence ATGAAGCGTCTTGCCGTTCGCACGCTAGTAGCCCTGCTGGTCACCGCGCTCGCGGGAGCAGCGGTGGCTGCACAGATCTACACCGACGTCGCCGGCCGGCCTGAGCAGCGGATGCTCGAGAAACTGGCGGCCCGGGGTGTCTTCGAGATCCCCCAGGACCGACGGTTCCGCCCTGACGACAAGATCAACCGGCTGGACTTCGTCCTGGCGCTGGGCCGTGCGGTGGGCCTGCGGGAAGGTGGAGGCACGCTGCCGGAGTACCGGGACCTGAACGAGATCCCCGCGGCGGCCCGCGGGATGCTGGCGGCGCTCGTCCATTCCGGGACGGTGAACCAGACCACCGCGGTGCGGCGCACGCAGGAGATCGAGGTCATCATGGAGACCGACAAGGGTACCTATGGCCCGGGAGAGAACATCCGCCTGCGGCTGTGGGTGCGCAACACGTCGGGCCGGGCGGTCGAGCTGGAGTTTCCGACCTCGCAGCAGTTCGACTTCATCATCCGCAACCAGGCCGGCGCGGAGGTCGCCCGCTGGTCGCTGGGCCAGCAGTTCACGACGCAGGGGTTGCGGCTGACGGTGCAGCCCAACCAGCGGGTCCTAGTGGGCGAGACAGCGGGGTGGCGGCAGCTGGATCAGAACGACCGGCCCGTCCCACCCGGACGCTACGAGATCATCGGCGTGGTGACCTCCCGGCCCCAGCTCGCGCCGGTGACGATCTTCTACACGAAGGGGTTCGTTTCTGCATTTCCGGACAACACCTTCCGTCCGCGCGCCGACATCTCGCGCGCTGAGGTCGCCGAGTACGCGATCCGGGCTTCGGGGCTGGAGCAGGAGGCGATGGCCAAGCGCGGCAGCACCATCCAGGCCGCCGACGCCGCCGACGTGAAGGCCGAGCACCGGGGCTACGTGGCTTTGGGGATCGAGCGCAGGATGCTGGCGCTGGCCAACAACCGGGTGCGGCCCAACGAGCCGGCCACGCGCCTGGACGCCGCGGTCGCCCTCGACGTCGTGATGGAGGTGCTGGGCCGCTACAACTTCATCAAGGGACGGCTGCGCGCCATCCAGCCCGGCAACCCGGCCATCCTGTCGATCTCCGAGGGGGCCACCATCCGCAACTTTCGACTCTCGCCGGTCCTCGCCGTCTATCGCAACGACCGGCCGGCGCAGCTGGGCGACTTGAAACCGAACGACGAATTGGCGATGCTGGTGCAGGGAGACGTCGGGGACGTGACGTATATCGAGGCGAAGGGTCCGTAG
- a CDS encoding metalloregulator ArsR/SmtB family transcription factor: MLMIAQPQAVGLKAKLFRGFADPSRLAILEALRAGPLTVTELVGLTGLGQSNVSNHLACLRDCGLVVREPRGRHTRYRLAERRVETLLRTADEVLAEVARGVYECTRYAANTPPRHISRR, translated from the coding sequence ATGCTCATGATCGCCCAGCCGCAGGCCGTCGGCCTGAAGGCGAAGTTGTTTCGGGGGTTTGCCGATCCGTCGCGCCTGGCGATCCTCGAGGCGCTGCGCGCCGGGCCACTGACCGTGACCGAGCTCGTCGGTCTAACCGGACTGGGTCAGTCGAACGTATCGAACCACCTGGCCTGCCTGCGTGACTGCGGTTTGGTCGTGCGGGAGCCCCGCGGCCGGCATACCCGGTACCGGCTGGCCGAGCGCCGGGTCGAGACTCTACTCCGGACGGCCGACGAGGTGCTGGCCGAAGTCGCCCGCGGCGTCTATGAGTGCACGCGCTACGCCGCAAACACCCCGCCGCGCCACATCTCGCGGAGGTGA
- a CDS encoding DUF58 domain-containing protein produces the protein MIPSARLVALAAAGAAAVWIAPEGTGIGVLAAYNTALALLVIVDALLPPRPQQVAVRRTVPSVLSNGAANRVVLTATNRASRPVRLVVRDEFPHEFEASATQPTLHLAPGTSGEVAYTVRPRRRGAYRFGDIHFRLWGTLGLLQKTGRVSASRSVRVYPNLWELRKYELLSRRNRLAEIGLRAARRFGTGTEFESVREYVAGDDVRRINWKATARRGRPMTNEYDIERSRNVILVLETGRLMASWIGDVRKLDLVINAAVLVGQVAADNGDKVGLLAFGPRRAIYVPPRRGRSQVGRILRAIYDLQPERVEPDYEHALTDLWVRNRQRSLVVVFTELIDPEASQTILRPLVRLAARHQVVCVMVQDPPMVALGHRLPKDAVEAYEKALAASALRQRDRAVALLHSRGIPVVDRPPEALSIAVINKYLEIKGTARA, from the coding sequence ATGATCCCCTCTGCCCGTCTGGTGGCCCTCGCCGCCGCGGGTGCCGCGGCCGTGTGGATCGCGCCCGAGGGGACGGGGATCGGCGTGCTGGCCGCCTACAACACCGCCCTCGCCCTACTCGTGATCGTCGACGCGCTCCTGCCGCCCCGGCCCCAGCAGGTCGCAGTGCGGCGCACCGTGCCGTCGGTGCTGTCCAACGGCGCGGCCAACCGCGTCGTGCTGACCGCAACGAACCGCGCCAGCAGGCCCGTCCGCCTGGTGGTGCGCGACGAATTCCCGCACGAGTTCGAGGCATCGGCGACGCAGCCGACGTTGCACCTGGCGCCCGGGACCAGCGGGGAGGTCGCCTACACCGTTCGACCCAGGCGCAGGGGCGCATACCGCTTCGGCGACATCCACTTCCGGTTGTGGGGCACGCTCGGACTCCTACAGAAGACCGGCCGTGTGTCAGCCTCCCGGTCCGTGCGCGTCTACCCCAACCTGTGGGAGCTGCGTAAGTACGAACTGCTCAGCCGCCGGAACCGGCTGGCAGAGATCGGATTGCGCGCCGCGCGCCGTTTCGGCACCGGCACCGAGTTCGAGTCGGTGCGCGAGTACGTCGCCGGGGACGACGTGCGCCGCATCAACTGGAAGGCGACCGCGCGGCGCGGGCGGCCCATGACCAACGAGTACGACATCGAGCGCAGCCGCAACGTGATCCTGGTCCTGGAGACCGGGAGGCTGATGGCGTCGTGGATCGGCGACGTGCGCAAGCTGGACCTGGTGATCAATGCGGCGGTCCTCGTCGGGCAGGTCGCCGCCGACAACGGCGACAAGGTGGGCCTGCTCGCGTTCGGGCCCCGCCGGGCCATCTACGTTCCGCCCCGCAGGGGGCGCTCCCAGGTGGGTCGCATCCTACGAGCGATCTACGACCTGCAACCCGAACGCGTCGAGCCGGACTACGAGCACGCGCTGACAGACCTGTGGGTCCGAAACCGCCAGCGCTCGCTGGTCGTGGTCTTCACCGAACTGATCGACCCCGAGGCTTCGCAGACGATCCTGCGGCCGCTCGTGCGTCTGGCTGCGCGCCACCAGGTGGTCTGCGTCATGGTGCAAGATCCGCCGATGGTCGCCCTCGGGCACCGCCTGCCCAAGGATGCAGTCGAGGCGTACGAGAAGGCCCTAGCGGCCTCCGCGCTGCGGCAGCGCGACCGCGCGGTGGCCTTACTCCACTCTCGCGGCATCCCGGTCGTCGACCGCCCGCCGGAGGCGCTCTCGATCGCCGTCATCAACAAGTACCTGGAGATCAAGGGGACGGCCAGGGCCTAG